The following are encoded together in the Nodosilinea sp. PGN35 genome:
- a CDS encoding DUF2188 domain-containing protein yields the protein MPWSYDDYPTSMKNLTAEVRRKAIDIANALLDDGYGDGRAIAIATAQAEKWAKRRGKQIAKKNTGGTTGQAVAAASDKDDSEPIHVFADPDDAGWVATQGNKRVAQGSTKADVVDKARAKAKAQKTELCIHNQQGDLIEARDYS from the coding sequence ATGCCCTGGAGCTACGACGACTACCCCACCTCGATGAAAAATCTGACCGCCGAGGTGCGGCGCAAGGCGATCGACATTGCCAATGCCCTACTGGATGACGGCTATGGGGACGGGCGGGCGATCGCGATCGCCACCGCCCAGGCCGAAAAATGGGCCAAACGCCGGGGCAAACAAATCGCCAAGAAAAATACCGGCGGCACCACCGGGCAGGCCGTTGCCGCCGCGTCGGACAAGGACGACAGCGAACCAATTCACGTTTTTGCCGACCCCGACGATGCGGGCTGGGTAGCCACCCAAGGGAACAAACGGGTTGCCCAGGGCAGCACCAAAGCCGATGTGGTCGATAAAGCCCGAGCAAAAGCTAAGGCCCAAAAGACAGAACTCTGCATCCACAACCAGCAGGGCGATCTAATCGAAGCCAGGGACTACTCCTGA
- a CDS encoding CHAT domain-containing protein, translating to MTQAVTQEFQLSITPVGPDVYLLRTENVAPGVPLAQIQVTWPVDTWLAQAEALLQDPLHALLTAPAPSPASPENPWTQLGQTLYQGLFQDRIRDSWVAAQGVAHNRRRPLRLRLGFKDSRVQRLPWELLYGDDRPLATGLDVTLCRYYQAMTVSDLAAMVPLSPASVALRLLVIIAAPSDQERLALRQEVQSLMDSLQATGPGPLTLALTILEQPGRAELAQALEQGQFHILHYAGHSDTSDTGGDLFLVNRQTGLSERLSGEDLAGLLVNNGVRLAVFNSCRGAYTPHDDAQAGWREQNLVQALVNRGVPGVIAMAERIPDDVALTFTQLLYRNLHQGHPIDLCLSRVRQGLMSAYGSDQPFWMLPLLYLRPDFDGYLYAPEGSAAPDDLVEAALLLPDYSTDPEISGLAAEVFTRQAEDATPPLYDWLHELDHPQPTAAETTVTHLVQQLSQPQVSERDRPSGSAQNHPPLVADPVESLRPQEPPRPGEPLPRPPEAEEAGAAVAEPLGLRPHRWSVPSNRLVWGGLGLAGLGAVLGLTMLTLSAIRPPTGPDPVVPPVAGGGAAPATANSALLSAALNAIALGRTDTARTLIEQMLDRGDLPTAESAVSAIAPSQLLDPDIAYVRGRLIWQQMRLTSANADASASDAFRAWDQAVKGRPDFLEAWVALGFAHLTLGDYDQAIGAWRQAIDLDQRQRRDIPPDGSLQVVNPMTANAYAGLAMAYHQNSELAIVAEEQLQLQQQAQTYFAQALILDPTLVNPNALAVNWLWLPPLMSRWQTAVGQLAVSGGGLP from the coding sequence GTGACCCAGGCCGTGACCCAGGAATTTCAGCTGTCGATTACGCCCGTGGGGCCAGATGTCTACCTGCTGCGCACCGAAAACGTGGCCCCAGGGGTGCCCCTCGCCCAAATCCAGGTCACCTGGCCCGTCGATACCTGGCTGGCCCAGGCCGAGGCGCTGCTGCAAGACCCCCTGCACGCGCTGCTCACCGCCCCGGCCCCCAGCCCCGCCAGCCCTGAGAATCCCTGGACTCAGCTGGGTCAAACCCTTTATCAGGGCCTGTTTCAAGACCGCATTCGCGACAGCTGGGTGGCGGCCCAGGGGGTTGCCCACAACCGGCGACGGCCCCTGCGCCTGCGCCTGGGTTTTAAAGACAGTCGGGTGCAGCGCCTGCCCTGGGAACTGCTCTACGGCGACGATCGCCCCCTCGCCACCGGGCTCGATGTCACCCTGTGCCGCTATTACCAGGCCATGACCGTGAGCGATCTGGCCGCCATGGTGCCCCTGTCCCCGGCCAGCGTCGCCCTCCGCCTGCTGGTGATTATTGCCGCCCCCAGCGACCAGGAGCGCCTGGCCCTGCGCCAGGAGGTGCAGAGCCTGATGGACAGTCTTCAGGCGACCGGCCCCGGCCCCCTCACCCTGGCGCTGACCATCCTAGAGCAGCCGGGGCGAGCTGAGCTGGCCCAGGCCCTAGAGCAGGGCCAGTTCCACATTCTCCACTACGCGGGCCACAGCGACACCAGCGATACCGGCGGCGACCTGTTTTTAGTCAATCGCCAGACCGGCCTGAGCGAACGGCTCAGCGGCGAAGATCTGGCCGGTCTTTTGGTCAACAACGGCGTTCGCCTGGCGGTGTTTAATTCCTGCCGGGGGGCCTACACCCCCCACGACGACGCCCAGGCGGGCTGGCGGGAGCAAAACCTGGTACAGGCCCTGGTCAATCGGGGGGTGCCGGGGGTAATTGCCATGGCCGAGCGCATTCCCGACGATGTGGCTCTCACCTTCACGCAGCTGCTCTACCGCAACCTGCACCAGGGCCACCCCATTGATCTGTGCCTCAGCCGCGTGCGCCAGGGGCTGATGTCGGCCTACGGCTCAGACCAGCCCTTTTGGATGCTGCCGCTGCTCTACCTGCGTCCCGACTTCGACGGCTATCTCTACGCTCCAGAGGGCAGCGCTGCCCCGGACGATCTCGTCGAGGCAGCGCTGCTGCTGCCCGACTACAGCACCGATCCCGAAATCTCTGGCCTGGCGGCGGAGGTTTTTACCCGCCAGGCCGAGGATGCCACCCCACCCCTTTATGACTGGCTGCACGAGTTAGATCATCCCCAGCCCACCGCAGCCGAGACCACGGTCACCCACCTGGTGCAGCAGCTGTCACAGCCCCAGGTGAGTGAGCGCGATCGCCCCAGTGGGTCGGCCCAGAACCATCCGCCGCTGGTTGCCGATCCCGTCGAAAGCCTGCGGCCCCAGGAACCGCCCCGCCCTGGGGAGCCCTTGCCCCGGCCCCCCGAGGCCGAGGAGGCTGGCGCAGCCGTGGCCGAGCCGCTGGGGCTGCGGCCTCACCGCTGGTCGGTGCCCTCCAACCGGCTGGTGTGGGGCGGCCTGGGCCTGGCGGGGCTGGGGGCAGTGCTGGGGCTGACCATGCTCACCCTGAGCGCCATCAGACCACCAACCGGGCCTGATCCGGTGGTGCCCCCGGTAGCCGGCGGCGGCGCGGCCCCGGCTACCGCAAATTCGGCGCTGCTGTCGGCAGCGCTCAACGCGATCGCCCTGGGGCGCACCGACACCGCCCGCACCCTGATCGAGCAGATGCTCGATCGCGGCGATCTCCCCACCGCCGAGTCAGCGGTGAGCGCGATCGCTCCGTCCCAGCTGCTCGACCCCGACATTGCCTACGTGCGGGGCCGACTGATCTGGCAGCAGATGCGGCTTACCAGCGCCAACGCCGACGCCTCCGCCAGCGATGCCTTCCGCGCTTGGGATCAGGCTGTCAAAGGTCGCCCCGACTTTCTAGAGGCCTGGGTGGCCCTGGGGTTTGCCCACCTCACCCTGGGGGACTACGATCAGGCCATTGGGGCCTGGCGGCAGGCGATCGACCTCGATCAGCGCCAGCGCCGCGACATTCCCCCCGACGGCAGTCTTCAGGTGGTCAACCCCATGACCGCCAACGCCTACGCTGGTCTGGCCATGGCCTACCACCAAAACAGCGAACTCGCTATCGTGGCGGAAGAACAGCTCCAGCTCCAGCAGCAGGCCCAGACCTACTTCGCCCAGGCCCTGATCCTCGACCCTACCCTGGTAAATCCCAACGCCCTGGCCGTCAACTGGCTGTGGCTGCCGCCCCTGATGAGCCGCTGGCAAACCGCTGTGGGGCAGCTGGCCGTCAGCGGTGGGGGGCTCCCCTAG
- a CDS encoding prolyl oligopeptidase family serine peptidase yields the protein MARSLVLAALMGLVATPAGRGEIVPVGFDGLERPPLPEAEQTRLDTLLGVRQIEVLSTLSPDGSTVVVAVNSRIFADDRRLHFLNLRTGALGDALALEYDLISPDLPLRWVNNDTLRFVQQDPYGPWEIITVNRVTQIASRTRVYPTQPEEGEVLGMAPDFSKFALRVYGDDEDTIYVVFLPSLRRLEVAKLPEELQIQPLAWSENGDRVALVMSSAEERRLYDRTPNTPNLAKPVVQDALGRLAPADNPFHQHSTVRVFDFSQPEPLRLELLAPDSGGDPFAGASLSPDGTRLLVKRYRPSAVAGRAHPSYVFPEAAYFEVYDLAGTLLDTVAAAALRGPTESGGQFLGDGRLLFWGTEGSNRHLHVYDLGQRTLTPLPLPPGAVDPASIVASEDGRTVVYGFSSVTQPPELFVLTPDGESEPRSLTTLNAAVADSNRVRVDPVSFATARGDAQSGFSQERQGFLIQPAGSAFPPRGVPIVLWQQGGPGFSMVNEFGVEVEMPLNLLPNFGLAVLVVPLSGREGFGPEFYRALADHQNFGQIDLQEGAEIVRQMVQRGWTTAAQVGLTGCSYGGYYTAQFTSQFPQLVAAANPQCSLLDTLTEWQLGYSSLLSYLVGKTPMEAPRAYLQVSPLYSAASIRTPTLLFHGADDFLQVDVARNFHDVIEGSGVPVTLYEFEGVGHSLYGSAYQPLAAQLQIEFFRQYLQP from the coding sequence GTGGCGCGATCGCTCGTTCTGGCCGCTCTGATGGGTCTGGTGGCCACCCCTGCGGGCCGGGGGGAAATTGTGCCGGTGGGGTTCGACGGGCTGGAGAGGCCGCCTCTGCCCGAGGCCGAACAAACTCGGCTCGACACCCTGCTCGGGGTGCGCCAGATCGAGGTGCTCAGCACCCTCAGTCCCGACGGCTCTACCGTCGTGGTGGCCGTCAACAGCCGCATTTTTGCAGACGATCGCCGCCTGCACTTCCTCAACCTGCGGACGGGTGCCCTGGGCGATGCCCTGGCCCTGGAGTACGACCTGATCAGTCCCGACTTGCCCCTGCGCTGGGTCAACAACGACACCCTGCGGTTTGTGCAGCAAGACCCCTACGGCCCGTGGGAGATTATCACGGTGAACCGGGTGACTCAAATTGCGTCGCGCACTCGGGTCTACCCCACCCAGCCCGAAGAGGGGGAAGTTTTGGGCATGGCCCCTGACTTTTCTAAGTTTGCCCTGCGGGTCTACGGCGACGATGAAGACACCATTTACGTGGTGTTTTTGCCCTCGCTGCGGCGGCTGGAGGTGGCCAAACTGCCGGAGGAGCTACAGATTCAGCCGCTGGCCTGGTCGGAGAACGGCGATCGCGTAGCGCTGGTGATGTCGTCGGCGGAAGAGCGCCGTCTCTACGATCGCACCCCCAACACCCCCAACCTGGCCAAGCCCGTGGTGCAGGACGCCCTCGGTCGTCTGGCCCCGGCGGACAACCCGTTTCACCAGCACAGCACCGTGCGGGTGTTCGACTTCTCCCAGCCCGAGCCCCTGCGCCTGGAGCTGCTGGCCCCAGACTCCGGCGGCGATCCCTTCGCCGGGGCCAGTCTCAGCCCCGATGGTACACGGCTGCTGGTGAAGCGCTACCGGCCCAGTGCGGTGGCCGGGCGGGCTCACCCCTCCTACGTGTTTCCTGAAGCGGCCTATTTTGAGGTGTATGACCTGGCGGGTACGCTGCTAGACACCGTTGCGGCGGCGGCCCTGCGGGGGCCAACGGAGTCGGGGGGGCAGTTTTTGGGGGATGGTCGCCTGCTGTTTTGGGGCACCGAGGGCAGCAATCGCCACCTGCACGTCTACGATCTGGGCCAGCGCACCCTGACCCCGTTGCCCCTGCCGCCGGGAGCGGTGGATCCGGCATCGATTGTGGCCAGCGAGGATGGCCGCACCGTGGTCTACGGGTTTTCGTCGGTGACGCAGCCGCCAGAGCTGTTTGTGCTCACCCCCGATGGGGAGTCAGAGCCGCGATCGCTCACCACCCTCAACGCCGCCGTTGCCGACAGCAACCGGGTTCGCGTAGATCCGGTGAGCTTTGCCACCGCCCGGGGCGATGCGCAGAGCGGTTTCTCCCAGGAGCGCCAGGGCTTTTTGATTCAGCCCGCTGGCAGCGCCTTTCCGCCCCGGGGGGTGCCAATTGTGCTGTGGCAGCAGGGGGGGCCGGGCTTCTCTATGGTGAACGAGTTTGGCGTTGAAGTTGAAATGCCGCTGAACCTGCTGCCTAACTTTGGCCTGGCGGTACTGGTGGTGCCCCTCTCTGGGCGAGAGGGCTTTGGCCCCGAGTTCTATCGCGCCCTGGCCGACCACCAAAACTTTGGTCAGATCGACCTGCAAGAGGGAGCTGAGATCGTTCGCCAGATGGTGCAGCGAGGCTGGACGACCGCCGCCCAAGTGGGGCTCACGGGCTGTTCCTACGGGGGCTACTACACGGCGCAGTTTACTAGCCAGTTTCCTCAGCTAGTGGCGGCGGCCAACCCCCAGTGCTCGCTGCTCGACACGCTGACCGAGTGGCAGCTGGGCTATTCGTCGCTGCTGTCGTACCTGGTGGGCAAAACGCCCATGGAAGCCCCCAGGGCCTATCTCCAGGTGTCGCCGCTCTACAGCGCTGCATCGATTCGCACCCCCACGCTGCTGTTCCACGGGGCTGATGACTTTTTGCAGGTCGATGTGGCCCGCAACTTCCACGATGTGATCGAGGGCTCAGGGGTGCCGGTGACCCTCTATGAGTTTGAGGGGGTGGGGCACAGCCTCTACGGGTCGGCCTATCAACCTTTGGCGGCGCAGCTGCAAATCGAGTTTTTTCGGCAATACTTACAGCCGTAG
- the eno gene encoding phosphopyruvate hydratase, with amino-acid sequence MVAITSVHGRQILDSRGNPTVEVDVVLEGGAKGRAGVPSGASTGIREALELRDGDKSLYGGKGVLKAVANVNDTIAPAIKGMDATDQATVDHKMLALDGTDNKGTLGANAILGVSMAVARAASVAAGIPLYVHLGGPDSVLLPVPCFNIINGGAHADNSVDFQEFMIAPVGAPTFSEALRYGAEVYHALKAVLKDAGYSTAIGDEGGFAPNLKSNVEAIEVILKGIEKAGLKPGDDIAIALDPAVSELYQEDGSYLFYKSDNSRKSTEDMIDLWESWANQFPIVSIEDGLGEQDWEGWKRLTQRLGDRLQLVGDDAFVTNPAIIAQAIKDGVGNSTLVKVNQIGSITETLEAIKMSHEAGYTCMVSHRSGETPDDFIADLVVGAMTGQIKSGAPCRGERLSKYNQLLRIEEELGAKARYAGLSTFKRKTLTA; translated from the coding sequence ATGGTTGCAATTACATCAGTTCACGGCAGGCAGATCCTCGATTCTCGGGGCAATCCTACGGTTGAGGTCGATGTGGTGCTAGAGGGTGGTGCCAAGGGGCGGGCCGGGGTGCCCTCCGGGGCCTCCACGGGCATTCGTGAGGCGCTAGAACTGCGCGATGGCGACAAATCTCTCTACGGCGGCAAGGGCGTGCTAAAAGCCGTGGCCAACGTCAACGACACCATCGCCCCGGCGATCAAGGGCATGGATGCCACCGACCAGGCCACCGTTGACCACAAAATGCTGGCCCTAGACGGCACCGACAACAAGGGCACCCTGGGCGCAAACGCGATTCTGGGCGTGTCGATGGCGGTGGCGCGGGCCGCTTCGGTGGCCGCAGGCATTCCCCTCTACGTGCACCTGGGTGGTCCCGACTCGGTGCTGCTGCCGGTGCCCTGCTTTAACATCATCAACGGCGGTGCCCACGCCGACAACAGCGTTGACTTTCAAGAATTTATGATCGCCCCCGTGGGTGCGCCCACCTTTTCTGAGGCGCTGCGCTACGGGGCCGAGGTCTACCACGCCCTCAAGGCGGTGCTCAAGGACGCGGGCTACAGCACCGCCATCGGCGACGAGGGCGGCTTTGCCCCCAACCTCAAGAGCAATGTCGAGGCCATTGAGGTGATTCTCAAGGGGATCGAGAAAGCGGGCCTGAAGCCAGGGGACGACATCGCGATCGCCCTCGACCCCGCCGTCAGCGAGCTCTACCAGGAGGACGGCAGCTACCTGTTCTACAAGTCCGACAACAGCCGCAAGAGCACCGAAGACATGATCGACCTGTGGGAGAGCTGGGCCAACCAGTTCCCCATTGTCTCCATCGAAGACGGCCTGGGCGAGCAGGACTGGGAGGGCTGGAAGCGGCTGACCCAGCGCCTGGGCGATCGCCTTCAGCTGGTCGGCGACGACGCCTTTGTCACCAACCCCGCCATCATCGCCCAGGCGATCAAAGACGGCGTTGGCAACTCCACCCTGGTCAAGGTCAACCAGATCGGCTCGATCACCGAAACCCTTGAAGCGATCAAAATGTCCCACGAGGCGGGCTACACCTGCATGGTCAGCCACCGCTCCGGCGAAACCCCTGACGACTTTATCGCCGACCTGGTGGTGGGAGCCATGACCGGGCAGATCAAGTCGGGTGCCCCCTGCCGGGGCGAGCGCCTGTCGAAGTACAACCAGCTGCTGCGCATCGAAGAAGAACTGGGTGCAAAAGCCAGGTACGCAGGCCTCAGCACCTTTAAGCGCAAAACCCTAACGGCCTAG
- a CDS encoding YegS/Rv2252/BmrU family lipid kinase has protein sequence MPSTLAILAHPSQTDAVLDWLSKHQGVLTHFQIMAPAEMAQGIENGWDMTRVELTALSTSSQGGDIELAAHILAGEVTGVIFFTDPEAIATGFPSFTLVLRACQLQGIPVALNDVSATLLLRGIAESQIAYLIFNPVAGQGNPNTDLALIKEVLEPQILVNVIMTKPELDPADQAREIIEHIHSKNEHDMGRSLIIASGGDGTVSAVAGATIGTGIPLGVIPRGTANAFSVGLGIPTNLRAACETILAGNTHVVDAARCNDIPMILLAGLGFEAGMVDGATRQLKNELGNLAYVLSGVRQLAAAEPFTATLEIEGEVSTVTTNAITIANVAPPTSVLAQGMGEVIPDDGLLEVTISTSTTRLQGINALASLMAAAAWGNPTQRDDITCLRTNRIKVTTDPPQKLVIDGEILEVNPMEFECLPRALTVFAPLKTL, from the coding sequence ATGCCAAGCACCCTAGCCATTTTGGCCCATCCCTCCCAGACCGATGCCGTCTTAGACTGGCTCTCAAAGCACCAGGGGGTGTTGACCCACTTTCAGATCATGGCCCCGGCAGAAATGGCCCAGGGCATTGAAAACGGCTGGGATATGACCCGCGTCGAACTCACCGCCCTCAGCACCTCGAGCCAGGGTGGCGACATTGAGCTGGCTGCCCACATTCTCGCCGGGGAGGTCACCGGGGTCATTTTCTTTACCGACCCCGAGGCGATCGCCACCGGGTTCCCCAGCTTTACCCTGGTGCTGCGAGCCTGCCAGCTTCAGGGCATACCCGTTGCCCTCAACGACGTGTCGGCCACCCTGCTGCTGCGGGGCATAGCCGAAAGCCAAATTGCCTACCTGATCTTCAACCCCGTGGCGGGCCAGGGGAACCCCAACACCGATCTCGCCCTGATCAAAGAGGTGCTAGAACCGCAAATCCTGGTCAACGTGATCATGACCAAGCCCGAACTCGATCCCGCCGACCAGGCGCGAGAAATCATCGAGCACATTCACTCCAAAAATGAGCACGACATGGGTCGCAGCCTGATCATTGCCTCCGGCGGTGACGGCACCGTGTCAGCGGTAGCGGGGGCAACCATCGGCACCGGCATCCCCCTGGGGGTGATTCCTCGAGGCACCGCCAACGCCTTTTCGGTAGGGCTGGGCATTCCCACCAACCTGCGGGCCGCCTGCGAAACCATTCTGGCGGGCAACACCCACGTCGTCGATGCCGCCCGCTGCAACGACATCCCGATGATCTTGCTGGCCGGGCTAGGGTTTGAGGCGGGCATGGTAGACGGGGCCACCCGCCAGCTCAAAAACGAGCTGGGCAACCTGGCCTACGTGCTCTCTGGGGTGCGGCAGCTCGCCGCCGCCGAGCCCTTCACCGCCACCCTCGAAATTGAGGGCGAGGTCTCAACCGTCACCACCAACGCCATCACCATCGCCAACGTCGCCCCCCCCACCTCGGTTCTGGCCCAGGGCATGGGCGAGGTCATCCCCGACGACGGCCTGCTAGAGGTGACCATCTCCACCAGCACTACCCGACTTCAGGGCATCAATGCCCTGGCCTCGCTGATGGCCGCCGCCGCCTGGGGCAACCCCACCCAGCGCGACGATATCACCTGCCTGCGCACCAACCGCATCAAGGTCACCACCGATCCGCCGCAAAAACTGGTGATCGACGGCGAGATTCTGGAGGTCAACCCTATGGAATTTGAATGTCTGCCCCGGGCGCTGACGGTGTTTGCTCCCCTTAAGACTCTTTAG
- the mgtE gene encoding magnesium transporter produces the protein MTPPLAIESRSHTELRDIVTEQLRLLIDQRNLEGAKALLVPVRAVDVADAIEGLPRAMQLVAFRLLPRAKAVEVYEYCSTEVQEALIQEFQDQEILDIVDSMAPDDRAGLFDELPPQVVRRILAQLTPEERAATSQLLGYQPETAGRLMTPEYISLGEELTVAEAGDQVRSLARDREVSYYIYVTDRQQTLTGVISLRDLLLAEPTQPLQQVMNREVIYAQTDTDQEAAAQLIQRYDLAALPIVDRERTLVGVMTVDDAMDVLQIEATEDIYTMGAVRSEGKSYFQSNLLSVTRKRIPWLSVLLLTNTLTIFVMSNFEEILDEVVALAFFTPLLIDTGGNVGAQSSTVVIRALSTDELKHRKPLWVILRESIAGGMLGILLGIAVIVLAYLLMGQVQVGVTVGISLLCIAIIAATTGAGLPFLFNAMGFDPALMSAPFITTVVDILGILIYLSIATVLLGIS, from the coding sequence ATGACACCGCCTTTAGCTATTGAATCGCGATCGCACACCGAACTGCGCGACATCGTCACCGAACAACTCCGTCTGCTCATTGACCAGCGCAATTTAGAGGGGGCAAAAGCTCTCCTGGTGCCGGTCAGGGCCGTGGATGTTGCCGATGCGATTGAGGGCCTGCCCCGGGCTATGCAGCTGGTTGCCTTTCGGCTTTTGCCCCGGGCTAAGGCCGTTGAGGTATACGAGTACTGCTCCACCGAGGTGCAGGAGGCTCTCATTCAAGAATTTCAGGATCAAGAAATTCTTGACATTGTCGATAGTATGGCTCCCGATGACCGGGCTGGCCTGTTTGATGAGCTACCCCCCCAGGTCGTGCGGCGCATTCTCGCTCAGCTCACCCCTGAGGAGCGGGCGGCCACGTCCCAACTGCTGGGCTACCAGCCCGAAACCGCCGGTCGGCTGATGACCCCAGAGTATATCTCGCTGGGGGAAGAGCTGACCGTAGCCGAGGCAGGGGATCAGGTGCGGAGTCTGGCCCGCGATCGCGAGGTCAGTTACTACATCTATGTAACCGATCGTCAGCAGACCCTGACGGGGGTGATCTCCCTGCGGGATCTGCTGCTGGCCGAGCCGACCCAGCCGCTACAGCAGGTGATGAACCGGGAGGTGATCTACGCCCAAACCGACACCGATCAGGAGGCGGCTGCCCAGCTGATCCAGCGCTACGACCTGGCGGCGCTGCCCATCGTTGACCGCGAACGCACCCTGGTGGGAGTGATGACCGTGGACGACGCCATGGACGTACTGCAAATTGAGGCCACCGAAGATATCTACACCATGGGAGCGGTGCGATCGGAGGGCAAGAGTTATTTTCAGTCGAACCTGTTGTCGGTGACGCGCAAGCGCATTCCCTGGCTGTCGGTGCTGCTGCTCACCAACACCTTGACCATTTTTGTGATGAGCAACTTTGAAGAAATTCTCGACGAAGTCGTGGCGCTGGCCTTCTTTACACCGCTGCTGATCGATACGGGCGGCAACGTGGGGGCTCAGTCCTCCACCGTCGTCATTCGTGCCCTGAGCACCGATGAACTCAAGCATCGCAAACCCCTCTGGGTGATTCTGCGGGAATCGATCGCGGGCGGCATGCTGGGCATTTTGCTGGGGATTGCCGTGATTGTGCTGGCCTACCTGCTGATGGGCCAGGTGCAGGTGGGTGTCACCGTGGGCATTAGCCTGCTGTGTATCGCCATTATTGCCGCTACCACCGGGGCTGGGCTGCCGTTTTTGTTCAATGCCATGGGCTTTGACCCGGCGCTGATGTCGGCTCCGTTTATTACCACGGTGGTCGATATTCTGGGAATTTTGATCTATCTCAGCATCGCTACGGTGCTGTTGGGAATTAGCTGA
- a CDS encoding saccharopine dehydrogenase family protein — MQRVLIIGGCGRIGSNIAKDILAHTDAAVTITGRSPQQGLAVQQRLGSRVEFHPLDLGSPPELQAAVAQADLVVHSAGPFHYRDAQVLHTCIEQKVNYTDVSDERSFTRKALALHPEAEAAGVTAVINSGVFPGISNSMVRQGVEALDEATSIQLSYIVAGSGGAGVTVMRTTFIGLQHPFDAWLDGRWQSVKPYTARETLEFPAPYGRASVYWYDMPEAITLQQTFPVSSVITKFGVVPGFYNHATRAMAHWLPPRVLRHRQTVEFLAQVSHAMTDVTDRFSGTGVAMRCDIWGQQEGIDSHYVSTFAHDSAAIATGLGTGSIAELLLNGTLRCPGVHPVEQALSTDLFAAAMAARQLTIHQTLQRGTADSQQSETLGPR; from the coding sequence CGGTTGCGGACGCATTGGCAGCAACATTGCCAAAGACATCTTGGCCCACACCGATGCCGCAGTTACCATCACCGGGCGCAGCCCTCAGCAGGGACTGGCCGTTCAACAACGCTTAGGCTCCAGGGTAGAGTTTCACCCTCTAGATCTTGGCAGTCCACCAGAGCTACAGGCCGCCGTCGCCCAGGCCGATCTGGTGGTACATTCGGCAGGCCCCTTTCATTACCGTGACGCCCAGGTGCTGCACACCTGCATTGAGCAAAAGGTCAACTATACCGACGTCAGCGACGAGCGCAGCTTTACCCGCAAGGCCCTGGCTCTACATCCCGAGGCCGAGGCGGCGGGGGTGACGGCGGTGATCAACAGCGGGGTGTTCCCGGGCATTTCCAACAGTATGGTGCGCCAGGGGGTCGAAGCGTTAGACGAGGCCACTTCGATTCAGCTGAGCTATATTGTCGCCGGGTCTGGAGGGGCGGGGGTGACGGTGATGCGCACTACCTTCATTGGGCTGCAACACCCCTTCGACGCCTGGCTCGACGGCAGGTGGCAGTCAGTGAAGCCCTACACGGCGCGCGAGACGCTGGAATTTCCGGCCCCCTACGGCAGAGCCAGTGTCTACTGGTACGACATGCCCGAAGCCATCACCCTCCAGCAAACCTTCCCGGTCAGCAGCGTGATCACCAAGTTTGGCGTGGTGCCCGGCTTCTACAACCACGCCACCCGAGCGATGGCCCACTGGCTGCCGCCCAGGGTGCTGCGCCATCGACAGACGGTGGAGTTTTTGGCCCAGGTCAGCCACGCGATGACCGATGTGACCGATCGCTTTAGCGGTACCGGCGTCGCCATGCGCTGCGACATTTGGGGGCAGCAGGAGGGCATAGACAGCCACTACGTCAGCACCTTTGCCCACGACAGCGCGGCGATCGCCACCGGCCTCGGCACCGGCAGTATCGCAGAACTCCTGCTCAACGGCACCCTCCGGTGCCCGGGGGTGCACCCCGTCGAGCAGGCGCTCTCGACCGATTTGTTTGCCGCCGCCATGGCTGCACGCCAGCTGACCATTCACCAGACCCTCCAGCGGGGAACCGCTGACTCCCAGCAGTCTGAGACTCTGGGGCCTAGGTAG